A window of the Euwallacea fornicatus isolate EFF26 chromosome 15, ASM4011564v1, whole genome shotgun sequence genome harbors these coding sequences:
- the LOC136343511 gene encoding odorant receptor Or2-like: MSIPPRSNFLKIPIRLCSLIGIYPNVLLSTNNKFLQLYYNIYMRICFWLFAAFLCSSYVQLFVILFSRELDLEELYKNLIITPIFTTVIIRQRLMQTPTFIKLLRYVLTSDEDMQRVQDEKVIEIVTSSCRMVNRNIFIYLLMMVTTEISYTIRPLLEPPLEIQRGNITVLSRPIPLSAWFPFNKDDHFVAAYILNSIYVIFCSTYDTFGEILLTSILVYPTIQLRILHHNLKNFDHNLKETRFGTESAAFAMKKCIHLHTAINDYITDCNHIMPTCMFLDFFQSSVHMACMLNEMLQENVAIIQLISLLAYLVIMNFRLCLYYYYANEIMVLSQGLALAILQSEWYNQSPSVKFMVFMITMRSQKPLKYKLGIFGDMSLRTYLSILNAAYSYIMLMHQIQ; encoded by the exons ATGTCA ATTCCACCACGCtccaattttctcaaaatcccCATACGGCTTTGCTCCCTCATAGGCATTTACCCCAACGTGCTCCTCTCcaccaataataaatttctccaACTCTATTACAACATCTACATGCGAATCTGTTTCTGGTTGTTCGCTGCATTCCTCTGCAGCAGCTATGTGCAGCTCTTCGTCATCCTGTTCAGCCGCGAGCTGGACTTAGAGGAGCTATACAAAAACCTTATTATTACTCCCATTTTCACCACCGTTATTATCAGGCAAAGACTTATGCAAACGCCTACATTTATCAAGCTTCTTAGGTATGTGTTGACGAGCGACGAAGACATGCAGAGGGTGCAGGATGAAAAG GTGATTGAGATCGTGACAAGCAGCTGTAGGATGGTAAATCGCAATATTTTCATCTACCTGCTTATGATGGTGACTACAGAAATATCCTACACCATCCGTCCGTTACTGGAACCACCCCTTGAGATCCAAAGAGGAAATATCACAGTGTTATCACGCCCAATCCCTTTATCTGCCTGGTTTCCTTTCAATAAAGATGACCATTTTGTG GCAGCGTACATTCTCAATTCAATATACGTAATTTTCTGCTCTACCTACGACACATTCGGAGAAATCCTGCTAACTAGCATTTTAGTCTATCCGACCATTCAACTGAGGATCCTGCACCACAACCTGAAGAATTTTGATCACAATCTAAAGGAAACTCGGTTTGGTACAGAGTCAGCCGCATTTGCTATGAAGAAGTGCATACACCTCCACACAGCGATTAATGA CTACATAACAGACTGCAACCACATAATGCCCACGTGCATGTTCCTTGATTTTTTCCAGAGCTCCGTGCATATGGCTTGTATGCTAAATGAAATGTTGCAG gaAAACGTTGCTATTATTCAGCTGATATCTTTACTCGCCTATCTAGTCATCATGAATTTCAGGCTGTGTCTTTACTACTATTATGCAAATGAAATCATGGTCTTG AGTCAAGGGTTGGCCCTTGCAATACTCCAAAGCGAATGGTACAACCAATCACCTTCAGTAAAATTTATGGTGTTTATGATTACAATGCGCAGTCAAAAGCCTTTGAAGTACAAATTGGGAATATTCGGGGATATGTCTTTGAGAACGTATCTTTCG ATCTTAAACGCCGCATATTCCTATATTATGCTGATGCACCAGATTCAGTAA